Proteins encoded within one genomic window of Kibdelosporangium phytohabitans:
- the rplJ gene encoding 50S ribosomal protein L10: protein MAKPDKVAAVAEIADKFRTSSAAVVTQYSGLSVSQLTTLRRALGTNASYRVAKNTLVKLAAKDAGVQGLDGLFEGPTAITFVDGEPVDAAKALRDFAKDNKGLVIKGGYMEGRALSVEEVAQIADLESREVLLAKLAGAMKGNLAKAAGLFAAPATQVARLAAALQEKKAAEAPAES, encoded by the coding sequence ATGGCGAAGCCGGACAAGGTGGCCGCAGTCGCCGAGATCGCGGACAAGTTCCGCACCAGCTCGGCTGCCGTCGTCACGCAGTACAGCGGCCTCTCCGTGTCGCAGCTCACCACGCTGCGCCGCGCTCTCGGCACCAACGCGTCTTACCGTGTCGCGAAGAACACCCTGGTCAAGCTGGCCGCCAAGGATGCCGGAGTGCAGGGCCTCGACGGCCTGTTCGAGGGTCCGACGGCGATCACGTTCGTCGACGGCGAGCCCGTCGACGCGGCCAAGGCACTCCGCGATTTCGCGAAGGACAACAAAGGCCTGGTCATCAAGGGCGGCTACATGGAAGGCCGCGCGCTCTCTGTCGAAGAGGTCGCGCAGATCGCTGACCTGGAAAGCCGTGAGGTACTGCTCGCCAAGCTGGCGGGCGCGATGAAGGGCAACCTCGCCAAGGCCGCCGGGCTGTTCGCCGCCCCGGCCACGCAGGTCGCCCGCCTGGCCGCCGCGCTGCAGGAGAAGAAGGCAGCAGAGGCTCCCGCCGAGAGCTGA
- a CDS encoding DUF397 domain-containing protein, which translates to MNTDTARLALTDAAGWRKSSRSAWQNGCVELNGSISGYMGVRDSKLGADSPVLVFNLAEMQAFLGRVKNG; encoded by the coding sequence GTGAACACTGACACTGCTCGCCTTGCTCTGACCGATGCGGCCGGCTGGCGGAAATCAAGTCGCTCAGCCTGGCAAAATGGATGCGTCGAGCTCAACGGCTCCATCTCCGGCTACATGGGGGTAAGGGATTCGAAACTGGGCGCGGACAGTCCCGTCCTCGTCTTCAACCTTGCCGAGATGCAAGCATTCCTCGGCCGGGTGAAGAACGGCTGA
- a CDS encoding MlaE family ABC transporter permease, translating into MFALGLDVVRGFFQRPFQFREFIQQSWFIASVSILPTALVAIPFGAVIALQLGSLVTQLGAQSFMGAASVLAIIQQAAPLVTALLVAGAGGSAMCADIGARTIREEIDAMEVLGVSAVQRLVVPRVLASMLVAVLLNGLVSVVGVLGGYFFNVILQGGTPGAYLAGFSALAQLPDLWISEIKALIFGFIAGVVACYRGLNPSPGPKGVGDAVNQSVVITFLLLFFVNFVLTTVYLTVVPAKGS; encoded by the coding sequence ATGTTCGCTCTCGGTCTTGACGTCGTGCGCGGGTTCTTCCAGCGACCGTTCCAGTTCCGCGAGTTCATCCAGCAGTCCTGGTTCATCGCGAGCGTCTCGATCCTGCCGACCGCGCTGGTCGCGATCCCGTTCGGCGCGGTCATCGCGCTGCAGCTGGGTTCGCTGGTCACGCAGCTCGGCGCGCAGTCGTTCATGGGTGCCGCGAGCGTGCTCGCGATCATCCAGCAGGCGGCGCCGCTGGTGACGGCGCTGCTCGTGGCCGGCGCCGGTGGCTCGGCCATGTGCGCGGACATCGGTGCGCGGACCATCCGCGAGGAGATCGACGCGATGGAGGTGCTCGGCGTGTCCGCCGTGCAGCGCCTCGTCGTGCCGCGGGTGCTCGCGTCGATGCTCGTCGCCGTTCTGCTCAACGGCCTGGTCAGCGTTGTCGGTGTGCTCGGCGGTTACTTCTTCAACGTCATCCTCCAGGGCGGCACGCCCGGTGCTTATCTCGCTGGCTTCTCCGCGCTCGCGCAGCTGCCGGACCTGTGGATCAGCGAGATCAAGGCGTTGATCTTCGGCTTCATCGCCGGTGTGGTCGCCTGCTACCGCGGCCTCAACCCGTCGCCCGGCCCGAAGGGTGTCGGTGACGCGGTCAACCAGTCGGTCGTCATCACGTTCCTGCTGCTGTTCTTCGTGAACTTCGTGCTGACCACCGTGTACCTGACGGTCGTGCCGGCGAAGGGGAGCTGA
- a CDS encoding trypsin-like serine peptidase, with translation MANRLVALLSGVLVAGVVMATPANASGTLTGVPSYVGSGIQDPALVGADPVAPGHKIEGFSGVGIQSIIGPDNRVRVNPTTNFPARATVLITRTSGGTERQHCTGWMFGASLVLTAGHCVWSGSAFYEGLRFYPGYNGTTAPYGSCTATTLRVSNGYRNNGSADEDYGGAKLNCTIGNTVGWYGAYATTASLNGTATTIQGYGGDKNKQQWLSTDQIRTSGALRLYYQNDTVGGNSGSAVATNRPAGSAGCEGWCSLAFHAYGGSQNSGARITASRLTEVTGWR, from the coding sequence ATGGCCAACCGTCTGGTGGCGTTACTGAGCGGAGTCCTGGTAGCGGGAGTCGTCATGGCGACGCCCGCGAACGCGAGCGGCACACTGACCGGAGTGCCGTCGTACGTGGGCAGCGGTATCCAGGACCCCGCACTCGTCGGTGCGGACCCGGTGGCACCGGGTCACAAGATCGAGGGCTTCAGCGGAGTGGGCATCCAGTCGATCATCGGCCCGGACAACCGGGTGCGGGTGAACCCGACGACGAACTTCCCGGCCCGCGCGACGGTGCTGATCACCCGCACGTCCGGAGGAACAGAACGCCAGCACTGCACCGGCTGGATGTTCGGAGCCTCCCTCGTGCTGACAGCGGGGCACTGCGTGTGGAGCGGCTCGGCGTTCTACGAAGGCCTCCGCTTCTACCCGGGCTACAACGGCACCACAGCGCCGTACGGCTCCTGCACAGCAACAACCCTGCGCGTGAGCAACGGCTACCGAAACAACGGCTCAGCTGACGAGGACTACGGCGGCGCGAAGCTGAACTGCACAATCGGCAACACGGTCGGTTGGTACGGCGCGTACGCGACGACAGCGTCGTTGAACGGCACCGCAACCACGATCCAGGGCTACGGCGGCGACAAGAACAAGCAGCAGTGGCTGTCAACGGACCAGATCCGGACATCAGGTGCCCTGCGGCTGTACTACCAGAACGACACCGTCGGCGGTAACAGCGGCAGTGCCGTCGCAACCAACCGCCCAGCCGGATCAGCGGGCTGTGAAGGCTGGTGCTCACTGGCGTTCCACGCCTACGGCGGCTCCCAGAACAGCGGAGCCAGGATCACCGCATCCCGGCTGACCGAGGTCACCGGCTGGCGGTAA
- a CDS encoding ABC transporter ATP-binding protein → MGAEVVVEGLTKSFGRQTIWRDVTLTLPPGEVSVMLGPSGTGKSVFLKSMIGLLKPDRGKCVVNGVDVVSCSESRLYETRKLFGVLFQDGALFGSMNLYDNVAFPLREHTRKSETEIKRIVLEKMDMVGLAGAEKKLPGEISGGMRKRAGLARALVLDPEIILCDEPDSGLDPVRTAYISQLLIDLNAQVDATILIVTHNINLARTVPDNLGMLYRRELVMFGPREVLLTSDEPAVQQFLNGSRFGPIGMSEEKDVATLAAEQELADSGHHDGSAEELTGVVPQLQPTPGLPERMGVRRRKDRVMSILHSLPPAAQESIIESLTPEDQQRYGVRPHMATATAAATVPAGHRPSPAPRPPQAGERFQGDLSGVAEIPQSPWRPPHQQGPGGGA, encoded by the coding sequence ATGGGCGCCGAAGTGGTGGTCGAGGGTCTCACCAAGTCCTTCGGGCGGCAGACCATCTGGCGGGATGTCACCTTGACCCTGCCTCCCGGCGAGGTCAGCGTGATGCTCGGCCCGTCGGGTACTGGTAAGTCCGTCTTCCTCAAGTCCATGATCGGCTTGCTCAAGCCCGACCGTGGCAAGTGCGTGGTCAACGGGGTCGACGTCGTCTCCTGCTCGGAGAGCAGGCTCTACGAGACCCGCAAGCTGTTCGGCGTCCTGTTCCAGGACGGCGCGCTGTTCGGCTCCATGAACCTGTACGACAACGTGGCCTTCCCGCTGCGTGAGCACACCCGCAAGTCCGAGACCGAGATCAAGCGGATCGTCCTCGAGAAGATGGACATGGTCGGTCTCGCCGGCGCGGAGAAGAAGCTCCCCGGTGAGATCTCCGGCGGTATGCGCAAGCGCGCCGGGCTGGCCCGTGCCCTCGTGCTCGACCCCGAGATCATCCTGTGCGACGAGCCGGACTCCGGCCTCGACCCCGTCCGCACCGCGTACATCAGCCAGCTGCTGATCGACCTGAACGCCCAGGTCGACGCCACCATCCTGATCGTCACGCACAACATCAACCTGGCTCGTACCGTGCCGGACAACCTCGGCATGCTCTACCGCCGCGAGCTGGTCATGTTCGGGCCGCGCGAGGTGTTGCTGACGTCCGACGAGCCCGCTGTGCAGCAGTTCCTCAACGGCAGCCGGTTCGGTCCGATCGGCATGTCCGAGGAGAAGGACGTGGCCACGCTCGCCGCCGAGCAGGAGCTGGCCGACTCGGGCCACCACGACGGGTCCGCCGAAGAGCTGACCGGAGTCGTCCCGCAACTGCAGCCGACGCCCGGCCTGCCGGAGCGGATGGGTGTCCGGCGCCGCAAGGACCGGGTGATGAGCATCCTGCACTCGCTTCCCCCCGCCGCGCAGGAGAGCATCATCGAGAGCCTCACGCCCGAGGACCAGCAGCGGTACGGCGTCCGCCCGCACATGGCGACCGCGACCGCGGCTGCGACTGTCCCGGCTGGGCACCGGCCGTCACCGGCGCCCCGGCCGCCGCAGGCCGGCGAGCGTTTCCAGGGTGACCTCAGCGGTGTCGCCGAGATCCCGCAGTCGCCGTGGCGTCCGCCCCACCAGCAAGGTCCGGGTGGTGGCGCGTGA
- a CDS encoding DUF397 domain-containing protein: protein MESDAHRAGLLSCASWRTSSYSTGLQNCVEVNTSASEYVGVRDSKLGADSPVLVLDRSGMRALLFRVKSGQCDRLAT from the coding sequence ATGGAATCTGACGCACACCGGGCAGGTCTCCTCTCCTGCGCCAGCTGGCGGACGTCGAGCTACAGCACCGGTCTGCAGAACTGCGTGGAAGTCAACACCTCTGCCTCGGAGTACGTCGGGGTGCGGGATTCGAAACTCGGCGCGGACAGTCCGGTTCTCGTCCTCGATCGTTCCGGGATGCGGGCGCTGCTGTTCCGGGTCAAGAGCGGCCAGTGTGACCGTCTGGCCACCTAG
- a CDS encoding helix-turn-helix domain-containing protein: MWSFSLGYAGDSVTNRDALEEAGTFVVTVNPTAVKRWIALEMKRLREASGHDRSAAAERIGKATTVIAHIETARNLPAPADLELLLALYGVPDRVQLFREMVKRAKRGKDWWIGYKFKFETVGMSELFLALETGSARISSADMLVVPGLFQTRDYALGINQSGERRLTDEQIAAWLELRMTRQQMLDRSDAPPRVWSILDEGVLRRQVGGPAVMREQLHHLAELAERPNIEIQVLPFSAGAHPATDGTFTIFDYPPEFIGDTGTVYIEGRHQPSYYESPEEVRDYRNIFERLQIQAHKPDQSREFILSLAKEIREH, from the coding sequence ATGTGGAGCTTCTCTTTGGGCTATGCGGGTGACTCAGTCACCAACCGCGATGCACTGGAGGAGGCAGGGACTTTCGTGGTCACCGTGAACCCCACCGCCGTCAAGCGCTGGATCGCGCTCGAGATGAAGCGCCTCCGGGAGGCCAGTGGCCACGACCGCTCGGCCGCGGCAGAGCGCATCGGCAAGGCCACCACCGTCATCGCGCACATCGAAACCGCGCGGAACTTGCCCGCTCCCGCAGACCTGGAGCTCCTGCTCGCCCTTTACGGCGTACCGGATCGCGTGCAGCTCTTTCGCGAAATGGTCAAGAGGGCGAAGCGTGGCAAGGATTGGTGGATCGGGTACAAGTTCAAGTTCGAAACCGTCGGCATGTCCGAGCTGTTCCTGGCTTTGGAAACGGGTTCCGCACGAATCAGCAGCGCGGACATGCTTGTTGTGCCTGGCTTGTTCCAAACCCGTGACTACGCTTTGGGAATCAACCAGAGCGGTGAGCGCCGCTTGACCGACGAGCAGATCGCGGCGTGGCTCGAGTTACGGATGACACGGCAGCAAATGCTGGATCGCAGCGATGCCCCACCCCGAGTGTGGTCAATCTTGGACGAGGGTGTCCTGCGCCGCCAGGTAGGTGGTCCTGCCGTGATGCGCGAACAGTTGCATCACTTGGCCGAACTGGCCGAGCGACCGAACATCGAAATCCAGGTGCTGCCCTTCAGCGCAGGGGCCCATCCAGCCACCGATGGCACTTTCACCATTTTCGACTATCCTCCTGAGTTCATCGGAGACACCGGCACTGTTTATATCGAGGGCCGGCATCAACCCAGCTACTACGAGAGCCCCGAGGAGGTGCGTGATTACCGGAACATCTTCGAGCGCCTGCAGATCCAGGCGCACAAGCCGGACCAGTCACGGGAATTCATCCTCAGCCTCGCGAAGGAGATTCGTGAACACTGA
- a CDS encoding helix-turn-helix domain-containing protein, producing the protein MSVSPSPDSDRARLAAALRKIRAATGMSGNRFAQQLDWPQSRVSKIETGAQFPTDDDITAWLEAADAAAEHDAVTELLVRARVEAVSFRQAFKDQGGAVANQRMWLERNRRATTITQFHPALIPGLLQTAAYAREIVALPTGPADLADAPPEDVEQMVAVRIERQEVLYDPGKTVSLVIGEAALWTRFGSVETQLGQLDRLRALIGVRSVDLRILPFANPMPVPPLNGFLILDGSFVSVENLTGRVQFADPDEVAVYQRLFGHLHAAALAGDAAVELIQRVARQLTGSTS; encoded by the coding sequence ATGTCCGTCTCACCCAGCCCTGATTCCGACCGCGCCCGACTCGCCGCGGCACTCCGGAAGATCCGCGCCGCGACCGGGATGTCGGGCAACCGGTTCGCCCAGCAGCTGGACTGGCCGCAGTCCAGGGTGTCCAAGATCGAAACCGGGGCGCAGTTCCCGACGGACGACGACATCACGGCCTGGCTCGAGGCCGCCGACGCCGCCGCCGAACACGACGCCGTGACCGAGCTGCTCGTCCGCGCAAGGGTGGAGGCGGTGTCGTTCCGCCAAGCTTTCAAGGACCAGGGCGGCGCCGTGGCCAACCAGCGGATGTGGCTGGAACGCAACCGACGCGCAACCACGATCACCCAGTTCCACCCCGCACTGATCCCGGGTCTGCTGCAGACCGCCGCCTACGCGCGGGAAATCGTCGCACTCCCCACCGGGCCCGCGGACTTGGCAGACGCCCCGCCGGAAGACGTGGAGCAGATGGTGGCCGTGCGCATCGAACGGCAGGAGGTGCTCTACGACCCCGGCAAGACCGTGTCGCTGGTGATCGGGGAGGCCGCGTTGTGGACCCGCTTCGGTAGCGTCGAAACCCAGCTCGGGCAGTTGGACCGGCTCCGCGCCCTCATCGGGGTGCGCTCGGTCGACCTGCGGATCCTGCCCTTCGCCAACCCCATGCCGGTCCCTCCGCTGAACGGATTCCTGATCCTCGACGGCAGCTTCGTGAGCGTGGAGAACCTGACAGGCAGAGTCCAGTTCGCCGACCCGGACGAGGTCGCCGTCTACCAGCGCCTCTTCGGCCACCTCCATGCCGCCGCCTTGGCCGGTGACGCAGCGGTGGAACTGATCCAACGGGTAGCGCGGCAGCTGACCGGCTCCACGTCCTGA
- a CDS encoding MlaE family ABC transporter permease, translating to MAVRDQLRKPLEMLDRAGDQMSFYARALAWIPATATRYMRETMRLLAEVSFGSGALAVIGGTIGVMLGLTLFVGTVVGLQGYAALNQIGTAAFAGFVSAYFNTREIAPLVAGLALSATVGSGFTAQLGAMRISEEIDALEVIGVPSLPYLVTTRIMAGFIAVIPLYIIGLLSSYVASRTITVYFYGQSAGTYDHYFDLFLPPQDVFWSFGKVLIFAVVIILTHCYYGYRASGGPAGVGVAVGRAVRTTIVSVTLLDFFLSLAIWGTTTTVRIAG from the coding sequence ATGGCAGTCAGGGACCAGCTCCGCAAGCCGCTGGAGATGCTCGACCGCGCGGGCGACCAGATGTCGTTCTACGCCAGGGCTCTGGCGTGGATCCCGGCGACGGCCACGCGGTACATGCGCGAGACCATGCGGCTGCTGGCCGAGGTGAGCTTCGGCAGCGGTGCGCTCGCGGTCATCGGCGGCACGATCGGCGTGATGCTCGGCCTGACGCTGTTCGTCGGCACCGTCGTCGGCCTGCAAGGGTACGCCGCGCTCAACCAGATCGGCACGGCCGCGTTCGCCGGGTTCGTCTCCGCGTACTTCAACACACGTGAGATCGCGCCGCTGGTCGCGGGCCTGGCGTTGTCCGCCACGGTCGGGTCCGGGTTCACCGCCCAGCTCGGCGCGATGCGGATCTCCGAGGAGATCGACGCGCTCGAAGTGATCGGTGTGCCGTCGTTGCCGTACCTGGTCACGACCCGGATCATGGCCGGGTTCATCGCGGTCATCCCCTTGTACATCATCGGTTTGTTGTCGTCCTATGTGGCCTCACGGACGATCACGGTGTACTTCTACGGCCAGTCCGCCGGCACGTACGACCACTACTTCGACTTGTTCCTGCCGCCGCAGGACGTGTTCTGGTCCTTCGGCAAGGTGCTGATCTTCGCCGTGGTGATCATCCTGACGCACTGCTACTACGGCTACCGCGCCAGCGGCGGCCCCGCCGGTGTCGGTGTGGCCGTCGGCCGCGCGGTGCGGACCACGATCGTCTCGGTCACGCTGCTCGACTTCTTCCTGAGCCTGGCGATCTGGGGCACCACGACCACTGTGAGGATCGCTGGATGA
- a CDS encoding ThiF family adenylyltransferase, protein MRPRIKSEHRPVRFGDGWVRIGGDVFGVAAEIRDPDGGVWALLELLDGTRTVDQVVADLVQLFPGLLVAEIRADIDLLADMGYVEDADEPADTAVSARQRERYGRGMLLNRWVDRTRRGSSWEFQSRMSQASVVVVGVGGVGCTAALALALSGVGHVHCVDPDVVELSNLNRQILYTELDLGRLKVEVAVERLRAANSDIAVTGEPTRVEGPVSLRALLTGCDVLVMCADEPGIRIWSNQVCAVTGTPWVYGVYHGPQADIGLYRPGTGPCFECARAAEVDRKALRPQVAVWGRDQAGPLVHAANAVTAGVVGNLVAHAVMSLITGVPRLRVNCQHGYNLVTLDHAFVTVLDQPHPRCGTCGMAS, encoded by the coding sequence GTGCGACCACGAATCAAGAGCGAGCACCGCCCGGTCCGGTTCGGTGACGGGTGGGTCCGAATCGGCGGTGACGTCTTCGGTGTCGCCGCCGAGATCAGGGATCCGGACGGCGGCGTGTGGGCGTTGCTGGAACTTCTCGACGGCACGCGCACGGTGGACCAGGTGGTCGCCGACCTGGTCCAGCTCTTCCCCGGCCTGCTGGTCGCCGAGATCAGGGCGGACATCGACCTGCTGGCTGACATGGGCTACGTCGAGGACGCGGACGAACCGGCGGACACCGCCGTGAGTGCTCGGCAACGGGAGCGCTACGGCCGCGGCATGCTGCTCAACCGCTGGGTGGATCGCACGCGGCGGGGTTCCAGCTGGGAGTTCCAGTCCCGGATGTCGCAGGCCAGCGTGGTGGTGGTCGGTGTCGGCGGAGTCGGCTGCACCGCGGCTCTCGCGCTGGCGTTGTCCGGCGTGGGGCATGTGCACTGCGTCGATCCGGACGTGGTCGAGCTGTCCAACCTCAATCGCCAGATCCTGTACACGGAGCTGGATCTGGGGCGGCTCAAGGTGGAGGTGGCGGTCGAACGGCTGCGTGCCGCGAACTCGGACATCGCCGTCACCGGGGAGCCGACCAGGGTCGAAGGGCCGGTGTCACTGCGGGCGCTGCTCACCGGGTGCGACGTTCTGGTGATGTGCGCCGACGAGCCCGGGATCCGGATTTGGAGCAACCAGGTGTGTGCTGTGACAGGGACACCTTGGGTGTACGGCGTCTATCACGGTCCGCAGGCCGATATCGGCTTGTACCGGCCGGGCACGGGGCCGTGTTTCGAGTGTGCTCGCGCTGCGGAAGTGGATCGCAAGGCGCTGCGGCCGCAGGTGGCGGTGTGGGGGCGCGACCAAGCTGGGCCTCTGGTGCATGCCGCGAACGCCGTCACGGCCGGTGTGGTCGGCAACCTGGTCGCGCACGCGGTGATGAGCCTGATCACCGGAGTGCCGAGGCTGCGGGTGAACTGTCAGCACGGGTACAACCTGGTGACGCTGGACCATGCCTTCGTCACCGTTCTGGACCAGCCGCATCCGCGGTGCGGGACCTGTGGCATGGCTTCCTGA
- the rplL gene encoding 50S ribosomal protein L7/L12 encodes MAKLSTDELLDAFKEMTLLELSDFVKQFEEVFDVKAAAPVAVAAGPVGGGAAPAEAEEQDEFDVVLESAGDKKIQVIKVVREVVSGLGLKEAKELVESAPKPVLEKVAKEAAEAAKEKLEAVGAKITLK; translated from the coding sequence ATGGCGAAGCTCAGCACCGACGAGCTGCTCGACGCGTTCAAGGAGATGACGCTGCTCGAGCTGTCGGACTTCGTGAAGCAGTTCGAAGAGGTCTTCGACGTCAAGGCCGCCGCTCCGGTCGCCGTTGCCGCCGGCCCCGTCGGCGGGGGCGCTGCCCCGGCCGAGGCTGAGGAGCAGGACGAGTTCGACGTCGTCCTCGAGTCGGCCGGTGACAAGAAGATCCAGGTCATCAAGGTCGTCCGCGAGGTCGTCTCGGGCCTGGGCCTGAAGGAGGCCAAGGAGCTCGTCGAGAGCGCCCCGAAGCCGGTCCTGGAGAAGGTCGCCAAGGAGGCCGCCGAGGCCGCCAAGGAGAAGCTCGAGGCCGTCGGCGCCAAGATCACCCTCAAGTGA